The Nitrospirota bacterium genome window below encodes:
- a CDS encoding ATP-dependent Clp protease ATP-binding subunit, which translates to MFERFTDKGRKIIILAREEAERHQNDYLGTEHLVLAILRESDGIALMILKKMGLSTEQIRLEIERNLPGGGTTMTFGEIPFSPRVKKVIEYGVEEARLLGHNHIGSEHLLLGLLREEEGIGGKILRSLGANLLTARQLTVTFLRKSAPRERDRKSNTPALDEFGRDLTQLAQAGQLDPVIGRADEIERVLQILSRRSKNNPVLIGEAGVGKTAIVEGLAQRIVQSEVPDNLLSRRVIALDLGSLVAGTKYRGQFEERLKVVMKEITQAGNIIIFIDELHTLVGAGAAEGSIDASNMLKPALSRGEIQCIGATTLDEYRKHIEKDGALKRRFQPIHVQPPSNDETVLIIQGLRDRYEEHHGVEISEEAILEAVKLSDRYISDRFLPDKAIDLIDETGSRAKLQTYALPSDLKAMEQELKKVSREKELAISMQNFEEAVRHREEEERLRKLLDESKREWKKNQEKNKPTIGKEDVAYVVSKMTGIPLFKLEEEESNKLLRMEEFLHKRVVGQNEAISAVARAIRRSRAGLKEARKPIGSFIFLGPTGVGKTELARTLAEFLFNSEDSLIRIDMSEYQEKFTSSRLFGAPPGYVGYEEGGQLTERVRRRPYSVVLFDEIEKAHPDVFNILLQVLDDGVLTDSLGRKVDFKNCVIIMTSNIGTKMIQKGVSLGFQSTEGDQERHKKEEVLGELRRSFSPEFLNRIDEVVVFHQLDKTHLYSILDILLAELNLRLLEKGVEIEVEDDVKQWLIKEGYEPLYGARPMRRTIQRAIGDPLSEEMIRGRFKECRKIRVVLRDGAPVFIEQEAMAGV; encoded by the coding sequence ATGTTCGAGCGATTCACGGATAAGGGTCGGAAGATCATCATCCTTGCACGGGAAGAGGCAGAGCGTCATCAAAACGACTACCTCGGAACCGAGCATCTTGTCTTAGCCATTCTCCGTGAATCAGACGGGATTGCCCTGATGATCCTGAAAAAAATGGGGCTCTCCACTGAACAAATCCGTTTGGAAATTGAACGGAATTTGCCGGGAGGGGGCACGACGATGACTTTTGGGGAGATCCCCTTCAGCCCCCGGGTCAAGAAGGTCATTGAATACGGGGTCGAAGAAGCCCGTCTCCTCGGACACAATCATATCGGCAGCGAGCATCTTTTGTTGGGCCTCCTCCGGGAAGAGGAGGGGATCGGCGGGAAGATTCTCCGCAGCTTAGGCGCCAATCTCCTCACCGCCCGACAATTAACCGTGACATTCCTGCGCAAGTCCGCTCCGCGCGAGCGTGACCGAAAGAGCAATACCCCCGCGCTTGATGAGTTCGGTCGTGACCTGACACAGCTTGCCCAGGCAGGACAACTGGATCCCGTCATCGGCCGGGCCGACGAAATCGAGCGGGTGCTTCAGATCCTGAGCCGCCGTTCAAAAAACAACCCCGTTCTTATCGGGGAAGCCGGTGTCGGCAAGACCGCCATCGTCGAAGGTCTTGCCCAACGGATAGTCCAGTCCGAAGTGCCGGATAATCTTCTCTCACGGCGCGTGATTGCGCTCGACCTCGGTTCGTTGGTTGCTGGAACGAAATATCGTGGCCAGTTTGAGGAACGGCTGAAGGTCGTGATGAAGGAAATCACGCAGGCAGGAAATATCATCATCTTCATCGATGAGCTCCATACCCTGGTGGGAGCGGGGGCGGCAGAAGGATCGATCGATGCCTCGAACATGCTCAAGCCCGCGTTATCGCGCGGCGAAATTCAATGTATCGGCGCCACGACTCTCGATGAATACCGGAAGCATATTGAGAAAGATGGAGCCCTGAAGCGACGGTTCCAACCGATTCACGTTCAGCCGCCGAGCAACGATGAAACCGTCCTGATCATCCAAGGGCTTCGCGATCGTTATGAAGAACACCATGGTGTTGAAATCTCAGAAGAGGCCATCCTCGAAGCGGTCAAGTTGTCCGATCGGTACATTAGCGACCGTTTCCTCCCTGACAAGGCCATCGATTTGATCGATGAGACGGGGTCACGGGCAAAACTGCAGACGTACGCCCTGCCATCCGACCTGAAAGCGATGGAACAAGAGCTGAAAAAGGTCTCTCGCGAAAAGGAACTGGCCATCTCGATGCAGAACTTTGAGGAAGCCGTTCGCCATCGCGAGGAAGAAGAGCGGCTGCGCAAGCTCCTCGATGAGTCCAAACGAGAGTGGAAGAAGAACCAGGAAAAGAACAAGCCGACGATTGGAAAAGAGGATGTCGCCTATGTCGTCTCCAAGATGACGGGTATTCCGCTCTTCAAGCTCGAAGAGGAAGAATCCAACAAACTGCTCCGCATGGAGGAATTCCTCCATAAACGCGTCGTTGGACAGAACGAAGCGATCTCCGCTGTGGCCCGGGCCATCAGGCGATCACGCGCAGGGCTCAAGGAAGCACGAAAGCCTATCGGCTCCTTTATCTTCCTGGGACCGACCGGGGTAGGGAAAACCGAGCTGGCGAGGACGTTAGCCGAGTTCCTGTTCAACAGTGAGGACTCGCTTATCCGCATCGACATGTCGGAGTATCAGGAAAAGTTCACCAGTTCTCGACTATTCGGAGCCCCGCCCGGGTATGTGGGATATGAAGAAGGCGGCCAGTTGACCGAACGGGTCAGGCGCAGGCCCTATTCAGTGGTTCTGTTCGATGAGATCGAAAAGGCCCATCCCGATGTGTTCAATATCCTCTTACAAGTATTGGACGACGGAGTACTGACGGACAGTCTCGGACGAAAGGTCGACTTTAAGAATTGCGTCATCATCATGACCTCCAATATCGGGACCAAGATGATTCAGAAGGGTGTCTCGCTCGGATTCCAGAGCACGGAAGGCGATCAGGAGCGCCATAAGAAGGAAGAGGTGTTGGGAGAGTTGCGCCGCTCGTTCAGCCCGGAGTTCTTGAACCGCATTGACGAAGTGGTGGTCTTCCATCAACTCGACAAGACCCATCTCTATAGTATCCTCGACATTCTCTTGGCTGAACTCAACCTTCGTCTCCTCGAAAAAGGCGTGGAGATCGAAGTCGAGGATGACGTCAAGCAGTGGTTGATCAAAGAAGGCTATGAGCCGCTCTACGGAGCCAGACCGATGCGCCGGACGATTCAGCGGGCGATCGGCGATCCGCTCTCGGAGGAAATGATTAGGGGACGATTCAAGGAATGCCGGAAAATCCGTGTGGTGCTTCGCGACGGTGCTCCGGTATTTATCGAGCAGGAGGCGATGGCTGGCGTCTAA
- the tsaD gene encoding tRNA (adenosine(37)-N6)-threonylcarbamoyltransferase complex transferase subunit TsaD, which translates to MTTISPSTSTWISGPILGIETSCDETAAAVLAADGAVLSNVITSQHDVHQRFGGVVPELASRAHIESIEAVSAEAIGQAGLAWTELTGIAVTQGPGLAGALLVGVSYAKALGYALNIPVVGVSHLEGHIASAWLKDPAFPLPSVVLVVSGGHTHLYYKQADGHCRLLGATRDDAAGEAFDKGAQLLQLGYPGGPAIDRLARQGNPEAIAFPRSHLKKGSLDFSFSGLKTSLLYTLQVMSELSRAEQAADLAASYQEAIVTILVEKAFAAVRSTGVHALAVVGGVSANSRFRTLLEQRAASESVDLSLPPLAYCTDNAAMIAAAGRHSLQAGLRGTLEIDAHVSLSG; encoded by the coding sequence ATGACAACCATTTCACCATCGACCTCAACCTGGATATCGGGACCAATCCTGGGTATCGAGACGTCCTGCGATGAGACAGCCGCAGCGGTGCTTGCTGCAGACGGCGCAGTTCTTTCGAATGTGATTACGTCGCAACACGATGTCCACCAGCGATTTGGCGGCGTCGTTCCCGAACTTGCCTCCCGCGCCCATATTGAATCGATTGAAGCGGTCTCCGCTGAGGCGATAGGACAGGCGGGTCTCGCATGGACGGAACTTACCGGGATAGCCGTCACCCAGGGACCGGGCCTAGCCGGGGCCCTTCTGGTCGGAGTCAGTTATGCAAAGGCTCTTGGCTATGCCTTGAACATTCCGGTCGTAGGTGTCAGCCATCTTGAAGGTCACATCGCTTCTGCCTGGTTGAAGGATCCAGCGTTTCCATTACCCAGCGTGGTACTGGTTGTCTCGGGTGGTCATACCCATCTCTATTACAAACAGGCTGATGGTCATTGCCGACTTCTGGGCGCTACCAGAGACGATGCGGCAGGGGAGGCCTTTGACAAGGGCGCTCAATTGCTCCAATTGGGATACCCGGGGGGGCCAGCGATCGATCGTTTAGCCAGGCAAGGAAATCCTGAAGCCATCGCCTTTCCGCGTTCCCATCTCAAGAAGGGGAGTCTTGATTTCAGTTTCAGTGGTTTAAAGACATCTTTGCTCTATACACTTCAAGTAATGTCTGAGCTATCTCGCGCGGAGCAAGCTGCCGATCTCGCAGCCAGCTACCAGGAGGCTATCGTCACAATTCTGGTTGAAAAAGCTTTTGCTGCCGTTCGATCAACCGGGGTTCATGCCTTGGCAGTCGTCGGAGGGGTATCCGCCAATTCCCGTTTTCGTACGTTGCTCGAGCAACGAGCCGCATCAGAATCCGTAGACTTGAGCCTGCCCCCCCTGGCTTATTGTACGGACAATGCTGCGATGATTGCGGCAGCCGGGAGGCATTCGCTTCAGGCAGGGCTCAGGGGCACACTGGAAATCGATGCGCACGTCTCACTATCTGGTTGA
- the hflX gene encoding GTPase HflX, whose amino-acid sequence MPVDQVLSLEAARTLAQFTHEIRRPIGLVINRRGAVQDVLVGAGAEPSPTILAAYRASPRSLRGLRLIRSQVKEQAISQEDLTLLGLLRLDMIGTLAVTPQGEPGLLSLAHLNPPSPQGQLYTVLKPTLTHQCPVSFETFIHELEADLQRQGGSHRMAQGQTAILVSASPKSKNEQEEHLAELAELASSADLTVIDRLVQRTQSGHARFQLGSGKLKDVLVQAMQKGADLLIFDQDLAPAQVRAIAEITDLTVIDRTQLILDIFAQRAHSREGKVQVELAQLRYLLPRLSGQGTSLSRLGGGIGSRGPGETKLETDRRRIRERIDHLEREVESFARHQDQRRSRRTRQEFPILSMVGYTNAGKSTLLNILTKSQVSTAPRVFETLDTTSRRLRFPQGREVILTDTVGFIRDLPKDLLAAFRTTLGELRDADLLLHVVDAGTKDLDAHIASVDAVLQSLTLDLLPRVLVFNKCDQLPPGQAEILCRRYGAIGISSLHPETLPPLIQHLEERLAVLVPSTSLASRP is encoded by the coding sequence ATGCCTGTGGATCAAGTCCTCTCACTTGAAGCGGCAAGAACCCTCGCACAGTTTACGCATGAGATACGCCGTCCCATCGGACTAGTCATTAACCGGCGTGGGGCAGTGCAGGATGTTCTGGTGGGCGCAGGCGCCGAACCTTCACCGACTATCCTGGCTGCCTACCGGGCAAGCCCGCGATCGTTGCGGGGCCTCAGACTGATCCGCTCACAGGTGAAGGAACAGGCAATCAGCCAAGAAGATCTCACCCTGCTGGGCCTCCTCCGGCTCGATATGATCGGAACCCTGGCAGTGACGCCCCAGGGCGAACCGGGGTTGCTTTCTCTCGCCCATCTCAATCCACCCAGCCCTCAGGGGCAGCTGTACACGGTGCTGAAGCCTACATTGACGCATCAATGCCCGGTGAGTTTCGAAACGTTCATCCATGAGCTGGAGGCAGACCTCCAACGGCAGGGTGGGTCGCACCGGATGGCTCAGGGCCAGACAGCCATACTCGTGAGCGCATCACCCAAGAGCAAGAACGAACAGGAAGAGCACCTCGCCGAATTGGCGGAACTGGCTTCTTCCGCAGATCTCACCGTGATTGACCGTTTAGTGCAACGCACACAGAGCGGCCATGCCAGATTTCAATTGGGCAGCGGCAAGCTTAAAGATGTGCTGGTGCAGGCCATGCAAAAGGGAGCAGATCTCTTGATCTTCGATCAAGATTTGGCTCCGGCGCAGGTGCGCGCGATTGCAGAGATCACCGACCTCACGGTCATCGACCGGACTCAGTTGATTCTCGATATTTTTGCGCAGCGGGCGCATAGCCGGGAGGGTAAGGTGCAGGTTGAATTAGCCCAACTTCGTTATCTGCTCCCCCGACTCTCCGGCCAGGGAACGAGTCTCTCACGCTTGGGCGGCGGTATCGGCAGCAGAGGTCCGGGAGAAACAAAGCTCGAAACGGATCGCCGCCGCATCAGAGAACGTATCGACCATCTGGAACGGGAGGTCGAGAGCTTTGCGCGCCATCAAGACCAACGGAGATCCCGCCGCACCCGGCAAGAATTCCCGATCCTGTCCATGGTGGGTTATACGAATGCCGGCAAGTCAACATTGCTCAATATACTGACGAAGAGTCAGGTGAGTACGGCTCCACGCGTCTTTGAGACACTCGACACGACAAGCCGCAGATTGCGCTTTCCCCAGGGCCGTGAGGTCATCCTCACCGATACGGTGGGGTTTATTCGCGATCTACCGAAAGATCTCCTTGCAGCCTTCCGGACGACATTGGGCGAACTGCGCGATGCCGACCTCCTTCTCCATGTCGTCGATGCCGGGACAAAAGATCTGGACGCCCATATCGCATCCGTCGACGCCGTGCTTCAAAGTCTCACGCTCGATCTGCTCCCACGGGTCCTGGTATTCAACAAATGTGACCAACTTCCGCCCGGGCAGGCGGAAATCCTCTGTCGGCGCTACGGTGCAATCGGGATTTCGTCTCTCCATCCTGAGACCTTGCCCCCGCTGATCCAGCATCTTGAAGAACGGTTGGCTGTGCTCGTCCCGTCCACCTCCCTTGCATCTCGCCCTTAA
- the nth gene encoding endonuclease III: protein MTTKALSSPDHQKRLREIAKALQRAMKNPKMELDHRSPWELLVATILSAQCTDQRVNQVTPALFRQYRQPADLAAAKLPELEAIIRSTGFFKSKAKHLVACGKTVTECFGEQVPQTMDELIALPGVGRKTANVILGNAFGQPSIVVDTHVKRVAKRLGLTQSDDPDLVEQDLQQLIPRPQWTAFSQRLLLHGRYVCLARKPQCRTCPIYRHCTWKEKGSQ, encoded by the coding sequence ATGACGACGAAAGCCCTATCATCACCCGATCATCAAAAACGCCTCCGGGAGATTGCCAAGGCGCTTCAACGTGCGATGAAAAACCCGAAGATGGAGCTCGACCATCGTTCTCCTTGGGAACTACTCGTCGCCACGATCCTCTCCGCCCAATGTACCGACCAGCGAGTCAATCAGGTGACTCCTGCACTCTTTCGGCAATATCGACAGCCGGCAGACCTCGCAGCGGCCAAGCTCCCTGAACTCGAAGCGATCATTCGTTCCACCGGTTTCTTTAAGAGTAAAGCGAAGCATCTTGTGGCCTGCGGCAAAACCGTTACCGAGTGCTTCGGTGAACAGGTCCCGCAGACGATGGATGAGTTGATCGCCTTACCGGGAGTCGGTAGGAAGACTGCCAACGTGATCCTCGGAAACGCCTTCGGCCAGCCTAGTATCGTTGTCGATACCCATGTGAAACGGGTGGCGAAACGGCTCGGCCTGACCCAATCGGACGATCCAGACCTGGTCGAGCAGGACCTGCAGCAACTCATACCGCGCCCCCAGTGGACAGCCTTTTCACAGCGCTTGTTGTTACATGGTCGCTATGTCTGCCTCGCCAGAAAACCTCAGTGCCGTACCTGTCCGATCTACCGGCACTGTACATGGAAGGAGAAAGGCTCCCAATGA
- a CDS encoding YicC family protein, which translates to MIRSMTGFGRRQAPWQDGSVTVEIRSVNHRFLEIGCRLPRPLSHLEDSFKKAIQQRCARGRIDITVSLQGGKGRAGSVNLDQALAKQYYQVLRTLKNSLKLSGSIDLALISGLRDVVSVSDQPAEDPKLAKVVQRLASQALTDLAAMRTGEGKVLAEDMRARIETIRRYKTLVAGRSPLLAQETYNRMKLRVEKLLVSEIPDLPRLYQELAVYADRGDITEEIVRLDSHMIQFEQTLNSTEPVGKTLDFLLQEIGREVNTIGSKANDAEIAGQVVQMKAELERIREQVQNVE; encoded by the coding sequence ATGATTCGTAGCATGACCGGATTCGGCCGCCGACAAGCTCCCTGGCAAGACGGGTCCGTGACAGTTGAAATACGATCTGTCAACCATCGTTTTCTGGAGATCGGCTGCCGCCTTCCCCGACCGTTGAGTCACCTGGAAGACTCCTTCAAGAAGGCGATCCAACAACGCTGTGCCCGTGGGCGCATCGACATCACGGTGTCCCTTCAAGGCGGCAAAGGCCGAGCAGGAAGTGTCAACCTTGACCAAGCCCTCGCGAAACAGTACTATCAAGTCCTCCGCACCCTCAAGAACTCGCTGAAGCTGAGCGGTTCCATTGACCTTGCGCTCATATCCGGACTCCGTGACGTCGTATCGGTTTCGGATCAGCCAGCGGAAGATCCGAAGCTGGCCAAAGTTGTTCAACGGTTGGCCAGCCAGGCCCTGACTGACCTCGCTGCGATGCGGACAGGCGAAGGGAAGGTGTTGGCAGAGGACATGCGCGCGCGGATTGAAACGATCAGGAGATATAAGACTCTCGTTGCCGGGCGAAGCCCGTTGCTTGCCCAGGAGACGTATAACCGGATGAAGCTTCGGGTGGAGAAGCTGCTGGTATCGGAAATTCCCGACCTCCCGCGACTCTATCAAGAGTTGGCCGTGTATGCGGATCGAGGTGATATTACGGAAGAAATAGTCAGGCTGGACTCGCATATGATACAGTTTGAGCAGACGCTCAACAGCACAGAACCAGTCGGCAAAACCCTTGATTTCCTGCTCCAGGAAATTGGGCGCGAAGTCAATACGATCGGCTCAAAAGCCAACGATGCTGAGATCGCCGGTCAGGTAGTTCAGATGAAGGCCGAACTCGAACGTATCCGCGAACAGGTCCAAAACGTCGAATGA
- the gmk gene encoding guanylate kinase codes for MDRRGILFIISAPSGTGKTTLCKQLAANLPGLWHSISYTTRKPRPGERHGREYYFVEEGIFRDMIGRNEFVEWAQVYGQLYGTPLKSLTEKISQGIDVLLEIDVQGAMQVKKRFEDSVPIFILPPSMTVLRSRLQTRASDSPEEIQRRLHKVREEVWSYREYAYIVRNHDLDQSLGDLESIFRSERLKTKRLNMTWLENNFIFDDDQKPEDRKDLPLPKGVPLP; via the coding sequence GTGGATCGGCGGGGAATTCTCTTTATTATTTCCGCACCTTCTGGAACGGGAAAAACCACGCTCTGCAAACAGCTTGCAGCGAACCTCCCCGGATTGTGGCATTCAATCTCCTATACGACAAGGAAACCGCGGCCAGGGGAAAGGCATGGACGTGAATACTATTTCGTCGAAGAAGGCATATTTCGGGACATGATCGGCCGAAATGAATTCGTTGAATGGGCCCAGGTCTATGGACAACTCTATGGCACACCGCTGAAATCGTTGACCGAAAAAATCTCCCAAGGGATTGACGTATTACTGGAAATCGACGTCCAAGGGGCCATGCAGGTTAAGAAACGATTCGAGGATTCTGTGCCGATTTTTATTCTTCCTCCCTCCATGACCGTCCTCCGGTCGCGACTGCAAACCAGGGCATCCGATTCACCGGAAGAGATTCAACGGCGACTGCACAAAGTGAGAGAGGAGGTGTGGAGCTACCGGGAGTACGCCTACATCGTCCGAAACCATGACCTCGACCAGTCGCTTGGCGATCTCGAAAGTATCTTCAGATCGGAACGCTTGAAGACGAAACGATTGAACATGACCTGGCTCGAGAACAATTTCATTTTCGACGATGACCAGAAACCAGAAGATCGCAAGGATCTTCCCTTACCCAAAGGAGTACCGCTTCCATGA
- a CDS encoding DNA-directed RNA polymerase subunit omega: MIDMLRLLPQYTAEEFDSRHRLAIVAAQRTKHILQGSRHAPSRFTKETTIALDEVLRGQVKYLVGQEARDATKESKRSREGEMERVASMSGDDAKEIKKELSVYVDDTPPTVVSENEE; this comes from the coding sequence ATGATCGACATGTTGAGACTCTTGCCCCAATACACCGCAGAGGAGTTTGACTCACGGCATAGGCTGGCAATCGTTGCAGCCCAGCGGACGAAGCACATTTTACAGGGATCACGTCATGCCCCATCACGCTTCACCAAGGAGACAACCATCGCCCTGGACGAGGTTCTCCGGGGACAAGTCAAGTATCTCGTCGGTCAAGAAGCGCGGGATGCCACGAAGGAGTCGAAGCGCAGCAGAGAAGGTGAAATGGAGCGCGTCGCTTCTATGAGTGGAGACGATGCAAAGGAAATCAAGAAAGAACTGAGCGTGTATGTCGACGACACCCCTCCGACAGTGGTGAGTGAGAACGAGGAATAA
- the coaBC gene encoding bifunctional phosphopantothenoylcysteine decarboxylase/phosphopantothenate--cysteine ligase CoaBC, whose amino-acid sequence MESSGPIGQTLVGKRIVLGVTGSIAAYKAVLLLRALLREGASVHVVMTQSAVKFVTPLTFEVLSGHPVSTDLFAAHQEMKHLSLPEQADAIVIAPATANCLAKSALGLGDDLLSTMLLTAQCPLIMAPAMDGGMWTHPTVREHVETLRARGTVVVDPTMGLLASGQIGQGRLADEGVILEALQTALAPRQDWRGQRILVSAGPTQEPIDPVRFISNRSSGKMGYAIAEAAQARGAQVILVTGPTALPSPKGVEVVSISTAEEMTNALSTRLAWSTVLIMAAAVADFRPKHPVSHKITKQGPSDRTLDLQRTTDILSLLSAQRTTQLMVGFAAETTDLIAHAKDKLTAKGLDLIVANDVTTAGAGFGSDQNAATLIDRQGNTTELPLMPKRALADAILSHAQALLRSRESGLSSHAANMGRG is encoded by the coding sequence GTGGAAAGCTCCGGGCCCATAGGCCAGACGTTGGTCGGGAAGCGGATCGTGCTGGGCGTAACCGGCAGCATCGCAGCCTACAAGGCCGTCCTGCTGCTCAGGGCCTTGCTTCGTGAAGGGGCGAGCGTGCATGTCGTGATGACGCAATCTGCCGTGAAGTTTGTCACCCCCCTGACGTTTGAAGTGCTCTCCGGCCACCCGGTTTCGACAGATCTGTTTGCCGCACATCAGGAGATGAAACACCTATCATTACCCGAACAGGCAGACGCCATCGTCATTGCCCCGGCCACGGCCAATTGTCTTGCCAAGTCAGCGCTCGGGCTGGGCGACGACTTGCTGTCGACTATGCTCCTTACGGCACAATGCCCGTTGATTATGGCCCCGGCAATGGATGGAGGAATGTGGACCCATCCAACTGTCAGAGAGCATGTGGAGACCCTGCGTGCCAGGGGAACCGTCGTGGTGGATCCCACTATGGGATTGCTGGCTTCCGGACAAATCGGCCAAGGACGTTTGGCAGATGAAGGTGTGATTCTAGAGGCACTTCAGACAGCGCTGGCTCCACGACAAGATTGGCGGGGACAACGTATTCTGGTTTCGGCAGGTCCCACGCAAGAGCCCATTGATCCGGTTCGCTTCATCTCTAACCGGTCCTCCGGAAAGATGGGCTATGCCATCGCCGAAGCCGCTCAGGCAAGAGGAGCCCAGGTCATCCTCGTCACCGGCCCCACAGCCCTCCCATCTCCGAAAGGTGTCGAAGTTGTTTCAATCTCCACTGCTGAAGAAATGACGAACGCCCTGTCCACGCGTCTTGCATGGTCCACGGTGTTGATCATGGCAGCCGCCGTGGCGGATTTTCGCCCCAAACATCCTGTCTCGCATAAGATCACCAAACAAGGGCCCTCAGACCGAACGCTTGATCTCCAACGCACCACTGACATCCTAAGCTTGCTATCTGCCCAACGGACCACGCAGCTTATGGTCGGCTTTGCAGCGGAGACGACCGATTTGATCGCCCATGCAAAAGACAAACTGACAGCGAAAGGGCTCGACCTCATCGTTGCAAACGATGTCACGACCGCGGGGGCCGGATTCGGCAGCGATCAGAACGCCGCCACTTTAATCGACCGGCAGGGGAACACGACTGAACTCCCGTTGATGCCGAAACGAGCACTCGCGGATGCCATTCTGAGCCATGCACAAGCACTACTCCGCAGCAGAGAATCCGGTCTGAGCTCCCATGCGGCTAATATGGGAAGAGGCTAG